From Cellulophaga lytica DSM 7489, a single genomic window includes:
- a CDS encoding orotate phosphoribosyltransferase, with translation MHIEAPKKTVNKSDKEVFDFLIDIKNFEKLMPENISKFEVLSEDKFLFALKGMPEIVLKLKEQHPNNKIILGAASDKLPFTLTADINSIAATETEVTLSFEGEFNAMMAMMIKGPITKFIDTLSSNLSVI, from the coding sequence ATGCATATAGAAGCACCAAAAAAAACAGTAAACAAAAGTGATAAAGAAGTTTTTGATTTTTTAATTGACATTAAAAACTTTGAAAAATTAATGCCAGAAAACATTAGTAAGTTTGAGGTATTAAGCGAAGATAAATTTCTTTTTGCACTTAAAGGAATGCCAGAAATAGTTTTAAAATTAAAAGAGCAACACCCTAACAATAAAATAATATTAGGAGCAGCTAGTGATAAACTTCCGTTTACATTAACTGCAGACATTAATAGCATTGCCGCAACAGAAACAGAAGTTACTCTTAGTTTTGAAGGCGAATTTAACGCTATGATGGCTATGATGATAAAAGGCCCTATTACAAAATTTATAGACACCTTATCAAGCAACTTAAGTGTTATTTAA
- a CDS encoding biotin--[acetyl-CoA-carboxylase] ligase, whose translation MQIIKLNATSSTNQYLKELIMSTSVEDFTVVIAEKQEQGRGQMGTKWLSEPGKNLTFSVLKKGETLEVADQFLLNMCVSLAVYEALKELNIPSLAVKWPNDILSANSKICGILIENILIGSKIQSSIIGIGLNVNQLTFNNLPNVSSLKLLKGVTFNLDEVLQVIIVKLKKYLTSNYLNSPDVLRTLYQEIMFRIHKPSTFKSKEGEVFMGFIKGVSSSGKLIVLLEDNIFKEYNLKEIQLLY comes from the coding sequence ATGCAGATAATCAAACTTAATGCCACCAGCTCTACAAATCAGTATTTAAAAGAGTTAATTATGTCTACTTCAGTAGAAGATTTTACAGTGGTTATAGCAGAAAAGCAAGAACAAGGACGTGGGCAAATGGGCACGAAATGGCTTTCTGAGCCTGGTAAAAACCTGACTTTTAGTGTTTTAAAAAAAGGTGAGACTTTGGAGGTTGCAGATCAGTTTTTGTTAAATATGTGTGTGTCTTTGGCAGTGTATGAAGCCTTAAAAGAACTTAATATACCAAGTTTAGCTGTTAAGTGGCCAAACGACATTCTGTCAGCTAATTCTAAAATATGTGGAATTTTAATTGAAAATATACTGATTGGCAGTAAAATACAATCTTCTATTATTGGTATAGGTCTAAATGTAAACCAGCTTACATTTAATAATTTGCCTAATGTATCATCTTTAAAATTACTTAAAGGAGTAACTTTTAATTTAGATGAAGTTTTGCAGGTAATTATAGTAAAGTTAAAAAAGTATCTTACGTCAAATTATTTAAATAGTCCGGATGTTTTAAGAACTTTATATCAGGAAATTATGTTTAGAATACATAAACCATCTACCTTTAAAAGTAAAGAAGGAGAAGTGTTTATGGGCTTTATAAAAGGAGTATCCTCTAGCGGAAAATTGATAGTTCTACTAGAGGATAATATTTTTAAAGAGTATAACTTAAAAGAAATACAATTGCTATATTAA
- the rsfS gene encoding ribosome silencing factor, with product MQKKTASADELITLILQGIEEVKGHDINLLDLREIENTVCDYFVVCNGTSNTHVNAIVSSIQKTVSKAIQDKPWHVEGSDNSEWVLLDYVNVVAHVFQKQTRDFYDIEGLWGDAKVTAIESSYNQ from the coding sequence ATGCAAAAAAAGACAGCTAGTGCAGACGAACTTATAACTTTAATTTTACAAGGAATTGAAGAAGTAAAAGGGCACGATATAAATTTACTAGACCTTAGAGAAATAGAAAATACGGTATGCGACTACTTTGTAGTTTGTAACGGTACCTCTAACACGCACGTTAATGCAATAGTAAGCTCAATACAAAAAACCGTTAGTAAAGCTATACAGGATAAACCTTGGCACGTAGAAGGCTCAGACAATTCTGAATGGGTTTTATTAGACTACGTTAATGTTGTGGCACACGTTTTCCAAAAGCAAACAAGAGACTTTTATGATATAGAAGGACTTTGGGGAGACGCAAAAGTTACCGCTATAGAAAGTAGTTATAACCAGTAA
- the ftsH gene encoding ATP-dependent zinc metalloprotease FtsH, whose translation MAKDNNTKPNKPKFNSWWIYGILVALIIGFQFLSSDGLSSTRKKTTSDLLEYIKNGDVKKVMIISNAGYAKVYLTEEALEKDSHKPVSKPSFSLNPTESPSYVVNYASLEIFEKEIKDAKALNNVDTIIDSEKESNTFENLLFTLLPFVLIIGIWIFMMRRMSGGSGGGAGGQIFNIGKSKAKLFDEKTDTRTSFKDVAGLEGAKEEVEEIVEFLKNPEKYTSLGGKIPKGALLVGPPGTGKTLLAKAVAGEAKVPFFSLSGSDFVEMFVGVGASRVRDLFKQAKDKSPAIIFIDEIDAIGRARGKNNVTGSNDERENTLNQLLTEMDGFGTNTNVIVLAATNRADVLDKALMRAGRFDRQIYVDLPDIRERKEIFEVHVKPIKTAETLDLDFLAKQTPGFSGADIANVCNEAALIAARKEKKAVNKQDFLDAVDRIVGGLEKKNKIITPGEKKTIAYHEAGHATVSWMLEHAAPLVKVTIVPRGQSLGAAWYLPEERLIVRSEQMLDEMCATLGGRAAEKVIFNKISTGALSDLEKVTKQARGMVTVYGLNDKIGNLTYYDSSGQDSYGFSKPYSEETARIIDEEISKLIEEQYLRAIDLLDKNKDKLTELAERLLEKEVIFKDDLEKIFGKRPFAKDVKENAEEEAKKDATTNSSEEE comes from the coding sequence ATGGCAAAAGACAATAATACAAAACCTAACAAACCTAAATTTAACTCATGGTGGATTTATGGTATTTTAGTAGCATTAATTATAGGATTTCAGTTTTTAAGCAGTGATGGCTTATCTTCTACCAGAAAAAAAACTACATCAGATTTATTAGAATATATTAAAAATGGTGACGTTAAAAAAGTTATGATTATATCTAATGCAGGCTATGCAAAGGTATACTTAACTGAAGAAGCGCTAGAAAAAGATTCTCACAAACCTGTTTCTAAACCTAGTTTTTCTTTAAATCCTACAGAATCTCCTAGCTATGTTGTAAACTATGCTTCTTTAGAAATTTTTGAAAAAGAAATTAAAGACGCTAAAGCATTAAATAATGTTGATACAATTATAGATAGCGAAAAAGAATCTAATACGTTTGAAAACTTATTATTTACACTATTACCATTTGTACTAATCATAGGTATATGGATATTTATGATGCGTAGAATGTCTGGTGGTAGCGGTGGTGGTGCCGGAGGCCAAATATTTAACATTGGTAAATCTAAAGCTAAATTATTTGATGAAAAAACAGATACACGTACTTCTTTTAAAGATGTTGCAGGTTTAGAAGGTGCTAAAGAAGAAGTTGAAGAAATTGTAGAATTCTTAAAAAATCCTGAAAAATACACCTCTTTAGGTGGTAAAATACCAAAAGGAGCTTTATTAGTAGGCCCTCCTGGTACTGGTAAAACATTATTAGCTAAAGCTGTTGCTGGTGAAGCTAAAGTACCTTTCTTTTCACTATCTGGTTCAGATTTTGTAGAGATGTTTGTAGGTGTAGGTGCATCTAGGGTGCGTGATTTATTTAAGCAAGCCAAAGACAAATCTCCTGCAATTATTTTTATTGATGAAATTGATGCTATTGGTAGAGCTCGTGGTAAAAACAACGTTACAGGTTCTAATGATGAAAGAGAAAACACATTAAACCAGTTATTAACAGAAATGGATGGTTTTGGCACCAACACAAATGTTATTGTATTAGCTGCAACAAACCGCGCAGATGTGTTAGACAAGGCATTAATGAGAGCTGGTCGTTTTGACAGACAAATTTATGTAGACTTACCAGATATTAGAGAACGTAAAGAAATTTTTGAAGTACACGTTAAGCCTATTAAAACAGCTGAAACTTTAGATTTAGATTTCTTAGCTAAACAAACACCAGGTTTTTCTGGAGCAGACATAGCTAACGTATGTAATGAAGCTGCATTAATTGCTGCACGTAAAGAGAAAAAAGCTGTAAACAAGCAAGACTTTTTAGACGCAGTAGACCGTATAGTTGGTGGCTTAGAAAAGAAAAACAAAATAATAACTCCTGGAGAAAAGAAAACTATTGCTTACCATGAAGCAGGGCACGCAACCGTAAGTTGGATGCTAGAACATGCTGCACCGTTAGTAAAAGTTACCATTGTACCAAGAGGACAATCTTTAGGAGCCGCATGGTATTTACCAGAAGAGCGCTTAATTGTACGTTCTGAGCAAATGCTAGACGAAATGTGTGCTACTCTTGGTGGACGTGCTGCTGAAAAAGTTATTTTTAATAAAATATCTACAGGTGCTTTAAGTGACTTAGAAAAAGTGACTAAACAAGCAAGAGGTATGGTTACTGTTTATGGTTTAAACGATAAAATTGGTAACTTAACATATTATGATTCTTCTGGGCAAGACTCTTATGGATTCTCTAAACCTTATAGCGAAGAAACGGCTCGTATTATTGATGAAGAAATTTCAAAATTAATAGAAGAGCAATACCTAAGAGCTATAGATCTTTTAGACAAAAACAAAGACAAGCTTACAGAGTTAGCAGAGCGTTTGTTAGAAAAAGAAGTTATTTTTAAAGATGATTTAGAAAAGATTTTTGGAAAAAGACCTTTTGCTAAAGATGTTAAAGAAAATGCTGAAGAAGAAGCAAAAAAAGACGCTACTACCAATTCTTCTGAGGAAGAATAG
- a CDS encoding LUD domain-containing protein, which translates to MSIFGKLFGASKKKSSDAPAENRGVHMPELDLPIDEKFTIYFKKNGGKFIYCDSDDEVSSALQNIVEENGWQNNSFFSLDDRLEKKFANEHISFSKSTKKSTVFFTTCEHLIAQNGSILISSNQLKERKMNELPDNFIVYATTSQLTASLGDGLKSIKKKYQGRIPANITTIKHFQSNIKEEDDFLSYGSTAKNLYLILMEDL; encoded by the coding sequence ATGAGCATATTTGGTAAACTTTTTGGCGCTAGTAAAAAAAAGAGTTCGGATGCACCCGCTGAAAATCGTGGTGTGCATATGCCAGAACTGGATTTGCCTATAGACGAAAAGTTTACCATTTACTTTAAAAAAAATGGTGGAAAATTTATTTATTGTGATTCTGATGATGAAGTATCATCTGCTTTACAAAACATTGTAGAGGAAAACGGATGGCAAAACAACTCTTTCTTTTCTTTAGATGACAGGTTAGAGAAAAAATTTGCTAATGAACATATTTCGTTTTCAAAATCTACCAAAAAAAGTACCGTATTTTTTACAACTTGTGAGCACTTAATAGCTCAGAATGGTTCTATTCTAATTTCTTCTAATCAATTAAAAGAAAGAAAAATGAATGAACTACCAGACAATTTTATTGTATATGCAACTACTAGCCAACTTACGGCTAGCTTAGGAGATGGGTTAAAAAGTATAAAAAAGAAATACCAAGGCAGAATTCCTGCAAATATTACCACTATAAAACATTTTCAGTCTAATATAAAAGAAGAAGATGATTTTTTGTCTTACGGAAGTACAGCTAAAAACTTATATCTTATCTTAATGGAAGATTTATAA
- a CDS encoding phosphatidate cytidylyltransferase: protein MKEIYKRAITGIIYVVLLLSAVFLNSDAFDFLFMAFGLACLFEYKRIVKLKGYYVFVAYLALWWAYIYLIQKEWIINILLVATLVTDILLLYFLLSKKEKVFTPIEKFLCGLLFLGGGCIFLTMIPYRGGGFEKILIMGIFILIWVNDSFAYLVGRKLGRTKLFPSVSPKKTIEGAAGGLVFALIAAYIISIFENNLSILQWLILATVIVVTGNLGDLIESKFKRKAKVKDSGAILPGHGGIWDRLDSLVFAAPFAFLTLIIFSHVS, encoded by the coding sequence ATGAAAGAAATTTACAAAAGAGCAATAACAGGCATTATATACGTAGTGCTTTTATTATCAGCTGTATTCTTAAATTCAGATGCATTCGACTTTTTATTTATGGCATTTGGTTTGGCTTGTTTATTTGAGTATAAGCGCATAGTTAAATTAAAAGGATACTACGTTTTTGTTGCCTACCTAGCACTTTGGTGGGCATACATATATTTAATACAAAAAGAATGGATAATTAATATATTACTTGTAGCAACTTTAGTTACAGACATTCTATTACTATACTTTTTACTTTCTAAAAAAGAGAAAGTGTTTACTCCTATTGAAAAATTTCTTTGTGGATTATTATTTTTAGGTGGTGGCTGTATTTTTTTAACAATGATACCTTACAGAGGTGGTGGTTTTGAAAAAATATTGATTATGGGTATTTTTATATTAATCTGGGTAAATGACAGTTTTGCTTACTTAGTTGGCCGTAAATTAGGCCGTACAAAGCTTTTTCCATCGGTTTCCCCTAAAAAAACTATTGAAGGTGCAGCTGGCGGTTTAGTATTTGCCTTAATTGCTGCGTATATTATTTCTATCTTTGAAAATAATTTAAGTATACTACAATGGCTTATATTAGCAACCGTAATAGTTGTAACTGGCAATTTAGGAGACTTAATAGAATCTAAATTTAAAAGAAAAGCTAAGGTAAAAGATAGCGGAGCAATATTACCAGGACACGGAGGAATTTGGGACCGTTTAGACAGTTTAGTCTTTGCTGCTCCATTTGCATTTTTAACATTAATTATATTTTCACATGTTTCATAA
- a CDS encoding phosphatidylserine decarboxylase family protein codes for MFHKEGQKIIIITFILVVAAIVSAEYFVTLNWLKIGLQVVALVFLILILQFFRNPKRKVKRTFDDILAPVDGKVVVIEEVEEPEYFKGKRKQISIFMSPVNVHVTRYAASGSIKYSKYHPGKYLVAWHPKASTENERTTVVINTPKFGDILYRQIAGALAKRIVNYAKVGDSVHQGEDAGFIKFGSRVDIFLPLDTVVTVKLNQKVIGAKTCIATLPSQND; via the coding sequence ATGTTTCATAAAGAGGGACAAAAAATTATCATCATTACCTTTATTTTAGTAGTTGCAGCAATTGTATCTGCAGAGTATTTTGTTACACTAAACTGGTTAAAAATAGGACTACAAGTTGTTGCCCTTGTTTTTTTAATATTGATACTACAGTTCTTTAGAAACCCTAAAAGAAAAGTAAAAAGAACTTTTGATGATATTTTAGCTCCTGTAGATGGTAAAGTTGTAGTAATTGAAGAAGTAGAAGAGCCAGAATATTTTAAAGGTAAGCGTAAGCAAATATCTATATTTATGTCTCCTGTTAACGTACATGTTACAAGGTACGCTGCATCTGGTTCTATTAAATATTCTAAATACCACCCTGGAAAATATTTAGTTGCATGGCACCCAAAAGCAAGTACAGAAAATGAACGTACTACTGTTGTAATAAACACGCCTAAATTTGGAGATATTTTATACAGACAAATTGCTGGTGCTTTAGCTAAAAGAATTGTAAACTATGCTAAAGTTGGTGACAGTGTACACCAAGGTGAAGATGCTGGTTTTATAAAATTTGGATCTAGAGTAGATATTTTTTTACCATTAGATACTGTGGTTACTGTTAAATTAAACCAAAAAGTTATTGGTGCTAAAACTTGTATTGCTACATTACCAAGCCAAAATGACTAA
- a CDS encoding acyl-CoA-binding protein — translation MTNDKLHKEFLESVEHVNNYTEPLPADLLLKLYAYYRIAHKNFDNPGSRTPLINAFKANALIQAKNLTPKQAMKNYIKLVNKEIKDKA, via the coding sequence ATGACTAATGACAAATTACATAAAGAGTTTTTAGAGTCTGTAGAGCACGTTAATAACTATACAGAACCATTACCTGCAGATTTACTTTTAAAACTGTATGCATATTACCGTATAGCACACAAAAACTTTGATAACCCAGGTAGTAGAACCCCTTTAATTAATGCTTTTAAAGCTAATGCTTTAATACAAGCAAAAAACTTAACGCCTAAACAGGCTATGAAAAATTATATAAAGTTGGTGAACAAAGAAATTAAGGATAAAGCTTAA
- a CDS encoding sterol desaturase family protein, which produces MISYTTALLYAIPFFMILMALEIGYGYFVKKQMYTVLDTVSSISSGFTNIIKDSLGIGLLIVSYPYLERNLALVNIGNSWEVWVLGFIFIDFAGYWNHRLSHKINIFWNQHVIHHSSEEFNLSCALRQSISNLIGYVPLLLLPAALLGVPEQVIAVLAPLHLFAQFWYHTRHIGKLGWLEYVIVTPSQHRVHHAINPEYIDKNLGQIFSFWDRLFGTFQEELDDVPPQYGVLKPAATWNPVHINFQHFWRLVKDAWYTKNIWDKIKIWFMPTGWRPADVKEKYPIAIIEDVYAFKRYTTEASKLFKGYILFQMFATLGLMLFLFYNFENIGFGAALLYGAFIFVGVYGYTTLMDRKKYALTIEVVRSMLGVAYLIIQNGWFGMQTYFAGATSVMLSYFLITITAAVYFTLLEKEFFNNEIVA; this is translated from the coding sequence ATGATTAGCTATACCACTGCTCTTTTATACGCTATTCCGTTTTTTATGATTTTAATGGCCTTAGAAATAGGCTACGGATATTTTGTTAAAAAACAAATGTATACGGTTTTAGATACCGTATCTAGTATAAGCTCTGGTTTTACTAATATTATAAAAGATTCTTTGGGTATAGGTTTGTTAATTGTTTCTTATCCGTATTTAGAACGTAATTTGGCATTGGTTAATATTGGTAATTCATGGGAGGTTTGGGTACTTGGTTTTATATTTATAGATTTTGCTGGTTACTGGAATCATAGATTGAGTCATAAAATCAATATTTTTTGGAATCAACACGTAATTCATCATAGTAGTGAAGAGTTTAATTTGTCTTGTGCATTGCGACAATCAATTTCTAATTTAATTGGATATGTACCTTTATTGTTGCTTCCTGCAGCTCTTTTGGGAGTTCCAGAACAAGTAATTGCTGTTTTAGCACCGTTGCATTTGTTTGCTCAATTTTGGTATCATACAAGACATATAGGTAAGTTGGGTTGGTTAGAGTATGTAATTGTTACGCCATCTCAGCATAGAGTACACCATGCAATTAATCCGGAATATATAGATAAAAATTTAGGTCAGATTTTTAGTTTCTGGGATCGTTTGTTTGGTACTTTTCAAGAAGAGTTAGATGATGTTCCACCGCAATACGGAGTTTTGAAACCTGCAGCAACATGGAATCCTGTTCACATAAATTTTCAGCACTTTTGGAGATTAGTAAAGGATGCTTGGTATACGAAAAATATATGGGATAAAATTAAAATTTGGTTTATGCCAACAGGGTGGAGGCCGGCAGATGTGAAAGAAAAATATCCAATAGCAATTATTGAAGATGTGTATGCTTTTAAGCGTTATACTACAGAAGCTTCTAAATTATTTAAAGGATATATTCTTTTTCAGATGTTTGCTACATTAGGACTTATGCTTTTTTTGTTTTACAATTTTGAAAACATAGGGTTTGGTGCAGCTTTGCTTTACGGAGCATTTATTTTTGTTGGTGTATATGGTTATACCACCTTAATGGATAGAAAAAAATATGCATTAACTATAGAGGTAGTAAGGAGTATGTTAGGAGTAGCCTATTTAATAATTCAAAATGGTTGGTTTGGAATGCAAACATATTTTGCAGGAGCAACAAGTGTAATGTTAAGCTATTTTTTAATAACAATAACGGCAGCAGTATATTTTACGTTGTTAGAAAAAGAGTTTTTTAATAATGAAATTGTGGCTTAA
- a CDS encoding valine--tRNA ligase, protein MELASKYDSQKSENQWYDYWLKHKYFHSTPDDREPYTIVIPPPNVTGVLHMGHMLNNTIQDVLIRRARLQGKNACWVPGTDHASIATEAKVVAKLKEKGINKADLTREEFLKHAWDWTDEYGGVILDQLKKLGCSCDWDRTSFTMDDHMSASVIKVFVDLYNKGKIYRGYRMVNWDPEAQTTLSDEEVIHEEKQGNLYYINYKIEGSEDTLTIATTRPETIFGDTAICINPNDERFTHLKGKKAIVPIVNRVIPIIEDEYVDLEFGTGCLKVTPAHDVNDKSLGDKHNLEVVDIFNADATLNSFGLHYEGKDRFVVRKEITKELEEKGFLVKTEQHLNKVGTSERTKAVIEPRLSDQWFLKMEELAKPAIEAVLGDNAEVKLFPKKFENTYRHWMENIRDWNISRQLWWGQQIPAYYFGDGKDDFVVAENKEDALKLAQEKSGNTALTAKDLRQDEDALDTWFSSWLWPMSVFNGVLEPENEEIKYYYPTNDLVTGPDILFFWVARMIVAGYEYKDQKPFENVYLTGLVRDKQRRKMSKSLGNSPDALKLIEEYGADGVRVGLLLSSAAGNDLMFDEALCQQGKNFANKIWNGFRLIKGWEVADIAQPEASKIGLEWYNAKFNKTLLEIEDHFSKYRISDALMAIYKLVWDDYSSWLLEIVKPAYQQPIDRTTYNALITVFEQNLKLLHPFMPFLTEEVWQHIEDRKPEQALVVAQWPEQQKVDEAVIANFDFAAEVVSGVRTIRKEKNIPMKEALELSVLNAENVSKEWDVVIAKLTNVSSISYTDAAVDGALSFRVKSNEYFIPMVGAIDIEAEIKKIEEELKYTKGFLISVQKKLSNERFVNNAPEKVIEIERKKQADAEAKIETLEKSLKGLQ, encoded by the coding sequence ATGGAACTTGCATCAAAATACGATTCTCAAAAATCTGAAAACCAGTGGTATGACTATTGGTTAAAACATAAATATTTTCATTCTACTCCAGATGACAGAGAGCCATATACCATTGTAATACCACCGCCAAATGTTACAGGTGTGTTACATATGGGGCATATGTTAAATAACACAATACAAGATGTTTTAATACGTAGAGCTCGTTTACAGGGTAAAAACGCATGCTGGGTTCCTGGTACAGATCATGCATCTATAGCAACAGAAGCAAAAGTTGTAGCTAAATTAAAAGAAAAGGGAATTAATAAGGCCGATTTAACAAGGGAGGAGTTTTTAAAGCATGCTTGGGATTGGACAGATGAGTATGGAGGCGTTATTTTAGATCAACTTAAAAAATTAGGATGTTCTTGTGACTGGGACCGTACGTCTTTTACTATGGATGACCATATGTCTGCATCTGTAATAAAAGTTTTTGTTGATTTATACAACAAAGGAAAAATATACCGTGGTTACCGTATGGTAAATTGGGATCCTGAGGCGCAAACTACCTTGTCTGATGAAGAGGTTATTCATGAAGAAAAACAAGGGAACCTTTATTATATCAATTATAAAATTGAAGGATCTGAAGATACTTTAACTATTGCAACTACACGTCCTGAAACTATTTTTGGTGATACTGCAATATGTATAAACCCAAATGATGAGCGTTTTACTCATTTAAAAGGTAAAAAAGCAATTGTACCAATAGTAAATAGAGTTATACCTATTATAGAAGATGAGTATGTAGATCTAGAGTTTGGTACTGGTTGTTTAAAAGTTACGCCTGCTCATGATGTAAATGATAAAAGTTTAGGTGATAAGCATAATTTAGAAGTGGTAGATATTTTTAATGCAGATGCTACTTTAAATAGCTTTGGTTTGCATTATGAAGGTAAAGACAGGTTTGTTGTACGTAAAGAAATTACTAAAGAGTTAGAAGAAAAAGGTTTTTTAGTTAAAACAGAGCAACACTTAAACAAGGTTGGTACATCAGAACGTACTAAAGCAGTAATAGAGCCAAGATTGTCAGATCAGTGGTTTTTAAAGATGGAAGAGTTGGCTAAGCCAGCTATAGAGGCTGTACTTGGAGATAATGCTGAGGTTAAATTGTTTCCTAAAAAGTTTGAGAATACTTACCGTCACTGGATGGAAAATATTAGAGATTGGAATATTTCTCGACAGTTATGGTGGGGACAGCAAATACCAGCTTACTATTTTGGAGACGGTAAAGATGATTTTGTTGTAGCAGAAAATAAAGAAGATGCGCTAAAATTAGCTCAAGAAAAATCTGGTAACACGGCATTAACGGCAAAAGATCTACGTCAGGATGAAGATGCATTAGATACGTGGTTTTCTTCTTGGTTGTGGCCAATGAGTGTTTTTAATGGTGTTTTAGAACCAGAAAACGAAGAAATTAAATACTACTACCCAACAAACGACTTAGTTACTGGTCCGGATATTTTATTCTTCTGGGTTGCACGTATGATAGTTGCTGGGTATGAATACAAAGATCAAAAACCTTTTGAAAACGTTTACTTAACTGGCTTGGTTAGAGATAAACAAAGACGTAAAATGTCTAAATCATTAGGAAATTCTCCTGATGCTCTTAAGTTAATTGAAGAGTACGGTGCAGATGGGGTTAGAGTAGGACTTTTGTTGAGTTCTGCTGCTGGTAACGATTTAATGTTTGATGAAGCCCTTTGCCAACAAGGTAAAAACTTTGCGAATAAAATATGGAACGGATTTAGATTAATAAAAGGGTGGGAGGTAGCAGATATAGCACAACCTGAAGCATCTAAAATTGGACTAGAGTGGTACAATGCTAAGTTTAATAAAACATTGTTAGAGATTGAAGACCATTTTAGTAAATACCGTATTTCAGATGCATTAATGGCAATTTATAAATTGGTTTGGGATGATTATAGCTCTTGGTTGTTAGAAATTGTAAAACCAGCCTACCAGCAACCAATAGATAGAACTACGTATAATGCTTTAATTACAGTTTTTGAACAAAACTTAAAATTATTGCATCCGTTTATGCCATTTTTAACTGAAGAAGTTTGGCAACATATAGAGGATCGTAAACCAGAGCAAGCATTAGTTGTGGCACAATGGCCAGAGCAACAAAAGGTAGATGAAGCTGTAATTGCGAATTTTGATTTTGCAGCCGAAGTTGTGTCTGGAGTAAGAACCATAAGAAAGGAGAAAAACATACCAATGAAAGAAGCTTTAGAGTTATCTGTGTTAAATGCAGAAAATGTATCTAAAGAGTGGGATGTTGTTATTGCTAAGCTTACTAATGTTTCTTCAATTTCTTATACAGATGCAGCTGTAGATGGGGCACTATCTTTTAGAGTAAAATCTAATGAGTATTTTATACCAATGGTTGGCGCAATAGATATTGAAGCAGAAATAAAAAAGATTGAAGAAGAGTTAAAATACACTAAAGGCTTTTTAATTTCTGTACAAAAGAAACTAAGTAATGAGCGTTTTGTAAACAATGCACCAGAAAAGGTTATTGAAATAGAGCGCAAAAAACAAGCAGATGCTGAAGCAAAAATTGAAACTTTAGAAAAAAGCTTAAAAGGTTTGCAGTAA
- a CDS encoding DUF1573 domain-containing protein: MMKKIVLVLFVGLLAFNLSAQDKKAKIEFKTETVDYGKVERGGNGVRVFEFTNTGDAPLIISKVNSSCGCTIPKKPKEPIMPGKTGVIEVKYDTKRPAGPIRKAITVISNAETPTKVLKIKGELVEAKSVAQ, encoded by the coding sequence ATGATGAAAAAGATAGTATTAGTATTATTTGTTGGCCTACTAGCATTTAACCTAAGTGCACAAGACAAAAAGGCTAAAATTGAATTTAAAACTGAAACTGTAGACTACGGAAAAGTTGAACGTGGTGGTAACGGTGTTAGAGTTTTTGAATTTACAAATACTGGAGATGCTCCTTTAATTATTAGCAAGGTAAACTCTAGCTGTGGATGTACTATTCCTAAAAAACCAAAAGAGCCTATTATGCCTGGTAAAACTGGTGTAATTGAAGTAAAATACGACACTAAAAGACCTGCAGGGCCTATTAGAAAAGCAATTACTGTTATTTCTAATGCAGAAACGCCAACTAAGGTTTTAAAAATAAAAGGTGAACTTGTAGAAGCTAAATCGGTAGCACAATAA